The proteins below come from a single Microbulbifer sp. Q7 genomic window:
- a CDS encoding DUF2269 domain-containing protein, with protein MENYFLLKMVHILSAVVIAGTGTGIAFFMYMANRSSNIAAIAVTARHVVIADWLFTAPAVVIQFVTGVLLMHKLGYSFSSTWFYAVITLFLFVGICWLPVLKIQYTLKSLAETSLASGKLHQDFKKLMQYWVVLGVPAFTAILVIFWLMVFKPLPVV; from the coding sequence TTGGAAAATTATTTTTTGCTGAAAATGGTACATATTCTCAGTGCTGTAGTCATCGCGGGGACAGGCACCGGGATTGCCTTTTTCATGTATATGGCAAACCGCTCCTCAAACATTGCCGCAATTGCAGTTACGGCGCGGCATGTTGTAATAGCTGACTGGTTATTTACCGCACCGGCTGTGGTCATCCAATTTGTGACCGGCGTATTACTGATGCACAAACTTGGATACTCATTTTCATCCACGTGGTTTTATGCGGTTATTACGTTGTTTTTGTTTGTTGGCATCTGCTGGCTTCCGGTGCTCAAGATTCAATATACGCTGAAGTCACTTGCAGAGACATCACTGGCCTCTGGCAAGCTACATCAAGACTTCAAGAAGTTAATGCAGTATTGGGTTGTATTGGGCGTACCGGCATTCACCGCAATTTTGGTTATTTTTTGGCTGATGGTGTTCAAGCCGCTTCCGGTTGTTTAG
- a CDS encoding PHB depolymerase family esterase, with product MSSAGSWQQNQSIGGFNAVHVYTPDSVSAIGNGRALLIVLHGCVQPINNFLTANLEVAAEQYGMVIAVPDAMNKAGFSCWSYWEGAKSRSSGDYKNLISLANAMSGDTARNIDPDQVYIAGLSSGAAFANTTACLAPDVFAGMGVSAGPSIGTSSNGALGPCEQADVTARCNSYAGSYKSHFATQIASIAHGDADTTVNQCYNQQNSDGMAGVYGVEKLSGTNTVSEGSSRTAEETLWEDGRVSMLWLNDVDHAWSGGEGASGGYISANSVNYAAYLGQYFTANNQRVDRNTGPAIENLTASENSGLLTISGNALDAEGSVASVVITVSNIDGGSPVLVETLSVASVDTAGFFTATSSTLADGLYEVRAVATDNEGAEGDAVSITTRVGPEPPATAPVLSDTAASVSGQCATVTGTVVDANQNLDTVVVAFASGSVNANVSGNSYSAQGCNLPGGENTATVTATDATALSSQDTVSFTVDAGQTGDYNFHISAGHITWGVGYSACYLAFGTSPFTMREYPSGSDCQWIADGNSSCAGPVQACSTGGGEPTTDTDGDGVEDTLDNCPNTANADQADNDNDGIGNACDSTPDGEPVDADGDGVTDAVDNCPAIANADQLDNDNDGIGNACDSTPDGDVACTEYTANNYNHVQAGRATTNGSYAYAAGSGDNLGLYNLFVTSTVAETAAGYYVKGNCP from the coding sequence ATGAGCAGCGCAGGTAGCTGGCAACAAAACCAGTCCATCGGCGGCTTCAATGCGGTACACGTATATACGCCGGACTCCGTCTCCGCGATTGGCAACGGTAGGGCCCTGCTGATCGTACTGCACGGCTGCGTACAGCCGATCAACAACTTTCTCACCGCGAATCTGGAAGTGGCAGCGGAGCAGTACGGTATGGTGATCGCCGTGCCGGACGCCATGAACAAGGCCGGTTTTAGCTGCTGGTCGTACTGGGAGGGTGCCAAGTCGCGCTCGTCGGGCGATTACAAGAACCTGATCTCGCTGGCCAATGCCATGAGTGGCGACACGGCCCGCAATATCGACCCGGACCAGGTGTATATCGCCGGCCTGTCTTCCGGTGCCGCCTTTGCCAACACCACCGCCTGCCTGGCGCCGGATGTGTTTGCCGGTATGGGGGTCAGCGCGGGGCCGAGCATCGGCACCTCCTCCAATGGCGCCCTTGGCCCCTGCGAGCAGGCAGATGTGACCGCACGCTGTAACAGCTATGCCGGCAGCTACAAAAGCCACTTTGCGACGCAAATCGCCTCCATCGCCCACGGCGATGCGGATACCACCGTCAACCAGTGTTACAACCAGCAGAACTCCGATGGCATGGCCGGGGTGTACGGGGTAGAGAAATTATCCGGCACCAATACCGTGAGCGAGGGCAGCAGCCGGACCGCGGAGGAAACCCTGTGGGAAGATGGACGAGTTTCCATGCTGTGGTTGAACGATGTGGACCACGCCTGGTCTGGTGGTGAAGGTGCCTCCGGCGGTTACATTTCAGCGAACAGCGTCAACTACGCCGCTTATCTCGGCCAGTATTTCACTGCCAACAACCAGCGGGTGGACCGCAATACCGGTCCTGCGATCGAAAACCTTACCGCTAGCGAAAACAGCGGTCTGCTCACCATCAGTGGCAATGCACTGGATGCGGAAGGCAGCGTGGCGAGTGTCGTCATCACCGTCAGCAATATCGATGGTGGCTCCCCGGTGCTCGTCGAAACGCTGAGTGTAGCGTCGGTGGATACTGCCGGCTTCTTCACCGCAACCAGTTCCACACTGGCGGACGGACTCTACGAAGTGCGCGCCGTTGCCACCGACAATGAAGGCGCAGAGGGTGATGCGGTAAGCATTACCACCCGCGTAGGCCCGGAACCACCCGCAACGGCGCCGGTACTCAGCGACACTGCCGCCAGTGTTAGCGGCCAGTGCGCCACGGTCACCGGCACTGTGGTAGACGCAAACCAGAACCTGGACACTGTGGTAGTCGCCTTTGCCAGCGGCAGCGTCAACGCGAATGTCTCTGGCAACAGTTACTCGGCCCAGGGCTGCAACCTGCCCGGGGGTGAAAACACGGCCACTGTGACCGCCACCGATGCCACCGCGCTCTCCAGCCAGGACACCGTGAGCTTCACCGTGGATGCGGGCCAGACCGGAGATTACAACTTCCACATCAGTGCCGGCCATATCACCTGGGGCGTGGGCTACTCGGCCTGCTACCTGGCATTTGGCACCAGCCCGTTCACCATGCGCGAGTACCCTTCTGGCAGTGATTGCCAGTGGATTGCCGATGGCAACAGCAGTTGCGCCGGCCCGGTACAAGCCTGCTCTACTGGCGGCGGCGAGCCCACCACCGATACCGACGGAGATGGTGTGGAAGACACACTGGACAACTGCCCCAACACGGCCAATGCCGATCAGGCAGACAACGACAACGATGGTATCGGCAATGCCTGTGACAGCACCCCGGACGGTGAGCCAGTGGATGCGGATGGCGACGGCGTGACCGATGCCGTGGACAACTGCCCCGCTATCGCCAATGCGGACCAGCTGGATAACGACAATGACGGTATCGGCAACGCCTGCGACAGCACCCCGGACGGTGATGTGGCGTGTACCGAATACACCGCCAACAACTACAACCACGTGCAGGCAGGCCGCGCCACTACTAACGGCAGCTACGCCTACGCGGCCGGCTCCGGCGACAACCTGGGTCTGTACAACCTGTTTGTGACCAGCACCGTTGCGGAGACTGCTGCGGGCTACTATGTGAAAGGTAATTGCCCCTAA
- the tmpT gene encoding thiopurine S-methyltransferase: MEPEFWHDKWRRNEIGFHNSEPHPLLVQHFGALVLEKNSRIFLPLCGKTLDIPWLRQQGFQVAGVELSELAVQQLFANLALEPEVEDLGPVKLYRTEGIDIFVGDVFELTREVLGTVDAVYDRAALVALPEDVRRRYTAHLQSITGCVPQLLITFEYDQRLLPGPPFCVSSDEVAQHYQGQYRLTLLDRVPVPGGLKGKCAADELVWLLDSPSAAD, from the coding sequence ATGGAACCTGAGTTCTGGCACGACAAGTGGCGTCGCAACGAGATTGGCTTTCACAATAGCGAGCCACACCCGCTACTGGTTCAGCATTTTGGCGCGTTGGTACTGGAGAAGAATTCGCGCATATTTCTGCCCCTGTGTGGCAAAACGCTGGATATTCCCTGGCTGCGACAGCAGGGGTTTCAGGTTGCCGGTGTTGAGCTCAGCGAGCTGGCGGTGCAGCAACTGTTCGCGAATCTGGCGCTCGAGCCGGAGGTTGAGGACCTGGGACCAGTGAAACTCTACCGCACAGAAGGTATCGATATTTTCGTGGGGGATGTGTTCGAGTTGACCCGGGAGGTGCTGGGAACTGTGGACGCCGTCTACGACCGCGCCGCGCTGGTCGCACTGCCCGAAGATGTGCGCAGGCGATACACCGCGCATTTACAGAGCATCACCGGTTGCGTGCCGCAGCTGCTGATTACCTTCGAATACGATCAGCGCCTTTTGCCCGGACCACCGTTCTGTGTCAGTAGTGACGAGGTGGCGCAGCACTATCAAGGTCAATACAGGTTGACCCTGCTGGATCGCGTGCCTGTTCCGGGCGGGTTGAAAGGGAAGTGTGCGGCGGACGAGCTGGTGTGGCTGCTCGATAGTCCCTCTGCCGCTGATTGA
- a CDS encoding YbcC family protein, whose protein sequence is MSVVSLISRTSSTNPVAQAVKSACASVAPSWPLDQMIAVNPYWQQIHAPFSEISAKLAALSGIRSVMPHTHWLTLYRKGEITDQALKAVIQRRKLAMPPAQCVALLEDPPARPAQWQTLAALFDQHRDESQMCWRDELLYQTSQFCAAYFQSDSPVERVENASAGEALFRSWRLAINRDAGIGILMGTRSLKPILQALPNSMEALIEQATDALGIEADNAECYFQSLLFGINGWASYLAYRSWHQATDEMQGLLAITLAWEWIIWQYAEKHQPDIAAQVRLRWQTERLQLEQKIQQHYDYETLLWICFEAFEYKQQQRMQSLLLQGKTTPVTSEVEVQALFCIDVRSEVVRRALESQSPTIQTLGYAGFFGMPIHYQPEHTSVQRPQMPGLITTGITASERQTSPTRIRPYQQGAAWKSWSQSPIGGFSMVESAGWWYAFKMLKNMWLPSPSEQPMNRLSHHHDWVLNENGNPLDLDHCTALAAGALRTIGIKHFAPTVLLIGHTSETANNLHAAGLECGACGGQSGEVNVRVLATLLNREDIRAQLNDQGFNIPANTRFIPGLHNTTTDDVTCFDDTLPGKLQHWLTSARSAAQSERARHFPGGLALESDKKRNRLFKRRGRDWSQVQPEWGLAGNRALIMAPRAWTRGIDLDGRCFLHDYIWQQDDERKVLEQLMTAPMIVTNWINMQYNASVTDNTKFGSGNKVLHNAVGNNIGVFEGNSGDLRIGLSKQSLHNGEQWMHIPERLSVYIAAPRQAIAEVVAKHDMLRNLIDNDWLYLFSWKQHGTIDRYYQGAWHQSAGHCM, encoded by the coding sequence ATGTCCGTTGTCAGTCTCATTTCTCGAACGTCTTCTACGAACCCGGTTGCACAGGCCGTCAAAAGTGCCTGTGCATCCGTGGCACCCAGCTGGCCGCTCGATCAGATGATCGCGGTCAATCCATACTGGCAACAGATACACGCGCCATTTAGCGAAATCTCGGCCAAACTTGCCGCCCTGTCGGGTATCCGCTCGGTGATGCCCCACACGCACTGGCTGACGCTCTACCGCAAAGGGGAGATCACCGATCAGGCACTGAAAGCGGTTATTCAGCGACGCAAACTGGCAATGCCGCCAGCGCAATGTGTGGCACTCCTGGAGGACCCGCCTGCGCGGCCGGCGCAGTGGCAAACACTGGCCGCGCTGTTCGATCAGCACCGTGACGAATCCCAAATGTGCTGGCGTGACGAGCTGCTGTATCAAACCAGCCAGTTCTGCGCGGCCTATTTTCAGTCCGACAGTCCGGTAGAGCGCGTCGAGAATGCCAGTGCAGGCGAAGCGCTGTTTCGCAGCTGGCGCCTGGCGATTAATCGCGATGCCGGTATCGGTATCCTCATGGGCACGCGGAGCCTGAAACCCATCTTGCAGGCCCTCCCCAACTCCATGGAAGCGCTGATCGAGCAGGCCACGGACGCCCTGGGCATCGAGGCCGACAATGCGGAGTGCTATTTCCAGTCCCTGCTATTTGGCATCAACGGCTGGGCGTCTTATCTCGCGTACCGATCCTGGCATCAGGCGACCGATGAAATGCAGGGGCTGCTGGCGATCACCCTGGCGTGGGAATGGATCATCTGGCAGTACGCGGAAAAGCATCAACCGGACATTGCCGCGCAAGTGCGCTTGCGGTGGCAGACCGAGCGCCTGCAGCTCGAGCAAAAAATCCAGCAACATTACGACTACGAAACCCTGCTGTGGATTTGCTTCGAGGCATTTGAATACAAGCAGCAACAGCGCATGCAATCCCTGCTACTACAAGGCAAGACCACCCCGGTCACTTCAGAAGTGGAGGTGCAGGCGCTGTTTTGTATCGATGTGCGTTCGGAAGTTGTGCGCCGCGCACTGGAGTCACAGAGCCCGACCATCCAGACTCTGGGCTATGCGGGCTTCTTCGGCATGCCCATCCATTACCAGCCTGAGCACACGAGCGTCCAGCGGCCACAAATGCCAGGCCTGATTACCACGGGCATTACTGCCAGCGAACGTCAAACGTCGCCGACCCGCATCCGACCGTACCAGCAGGGCGCGGCGTGGAAAAGCTGGAGCCAGTCCCCTATTGGCGGTTTCTCCATGGTGGAGTCCGCCGGCTGGTGGTATGCCTTCAAGATGCTGAAAAACATGTGGCTACCCTCCCCCTCGGAACAGCCCATGAATCGCCTTAGCCACCACCACGATTGGGTACTGAACGAGAATGGCAACCCGCTCGACCTCGACCACTGCACGGCGCTGGCCGCCGGCGCTTTGCGCACCATCGGCATCAAACACTTTGCGCCGACGGTGCTGTTGATCGGGCACACCAGTGAAACGGCCAACAATCTGCACGCAGCCGGGCTGGAATGCGGGGCCTGTGGCGGCCAGTCCGGTGAAGTGAATGTGCGGGTATTGGCCACACTGTTGAACCGCGAGGACATCCGCGCACAGCTGAATGATCAGGGCTTCAATATTCCCGCCAACACCCGCTTCATTCCTGGATTGCACAACACCACTACCGACGACGTCACCTGCTTTGACGACACACTGCCGGGCAAACTCCAGCACTGGCTGACCAGTGCCCGCAGCGCGGCGCAAAGCGAGCGTGCGCGACACTTTCCCGGGGGCCTTGCGCTGGAGTCCGATAAAAAACGCAACCGCCTGTTCAAGCGTCGCGGCAGAGACTGGTCGCAGGTTCAGCCCGAATGGGGTTTGGCCGGCAACCGCGCACTGATCATGGCACCGCGCGCGTGGACACGGGGTATCGACCTGGATGGGCGCTGCTTCCTGCACGACTACATCTGGCAACAAGATGATGAGCGCAAGGTGCTGGAGCAGCTGATGACGGCGCCGATGATCGTCACCAACTGGATCAATATGCAATACAACGCCTCGGTGACCGACAACACCAAGTTTGGTAGCGGCAACAAAGTCCTGCACAACGCCGTGGGCAACAACATTGGTGTATTTGAAGGAAACAGCGGAGACCTGCGTATCGGGCTTTCCAAACAGTCACTGCATAACGGCGAACAGTGGATGCACATCCCTGAGCGGTTGAGTGTCTACATCGCTGCGCCACGCCAGGCCATTGCCGAGGTGGTCGCCAAACATGACATGCTCAGAAACCTGATCGACAACGACTGGCTGTACCTGTTCAGCTGGAAACAACACGGCACCATTGATCGCTACTACCAAGGTGCCTGGCATCAGTCTGCTGGGCATTGCATGTAA
- a CDS encoding nuclear transport factor 2 family protein, protein MTSKAAWWLKAWVLCWAVFAQAVWASSGSAVEQAEKVVGAQLDAFHRAAAEADFDTYFNILSSDGVFIGTDATERWPAAEFKKFVRPYFSQGKGWTYVPRGRTIVLHNDVAWFDELLDSEAYGECRGSGVLVKKDGQWKIAQYNLHFPVPNDLAKSITQMIKAHQSKDG, encoded by the coding sequence ATGACAAGCAAAGCAGCATGGTGGCTGAAGGCTTGGGTATTGTGCTGGGCGGTTTTCGCCCAGGCAGTGTGGGCCAGCTCGGGTTCAGCCGTCGAGCAGGCAGAGAAGGTAGTTGGGGCGCAACTGGATGCATTTCACCGGGCTGCTGCGGAAGCGGACTTTGATACCTACTTCAATATCTTGAGTAGCGACGGTGTATTTATCGGTACCGATGCGACAGAGCGCTGGCCCGCGGCCGAATTCAAGAAATTTGTCCGGCCCTATTTCAGTCAGGGCAAGGGCTGGACCTATGTGCCCAGGGGCAGAACCATTGTGCTGCACAACGACGTTGCCTGGTTTGACGAGCTGCTCGATAGTGAAGCTTACGGAGAGTGCCGTGGGAGTGGTGTCCTGGTGAAAAAGGACGGGCAGTGGAAGATAGCCCAGTACAATTTACATTTTCCGGTACCCAATGATCTCGCCAAATCGATTACCCAAATGATCAAGGCACATCAATCGAAAGATGGGTAG
- a CDS encoding sodium:solute symporter — MNQSITWIDWLIIAAYCVGLLVMAYWLSRRQESREDYYVAGRNVGPWPVGLSIMATQCSTNSILGAPAFVAFTAGGGLLWLQYELAVPLAMVVLILFVMPLFRHLQLVSVYAYLEQRFDLQTRLTLSGLFLFVRAFATAVTVYSIALVIDLITGLGFAASVLLLGVFTVIYDVMGGIRGVIYSDVIQLLILAVMLALVLVFLVDSSGGFGAMWQSFAADRKTTLDFSHHGFGDGETFAFWPMLFGGLFLYVSYYGVDQSQVQRQLSTRNIDATNNALLINGLLRFPLVLLYCLVGVGIGVYAAQHPEFIAALPDSGNGPEYNLSVPLYMINALPVGLVGLSLVALFAAAMSSLDSVLNSLSATTMEDFVRRFHRGRWSAHKELVLSRLLTTLWGVTTLVMAFFVDDIAPTVLEAINKIGSLANGPILAVFTLGFLTRRVRGPQAIAGLLAGIGTNGLCWLFLPDVSWLWWNVIGFAVTTIVAWMLTGLSVVGRAVASATNTDLYEGAIRHHLREEARCNWYRRSIWLLLWFLALLVLLVLIGS, encoded by the coding sequence ATGAACCAGAGCATCACTTGGATTGACTGGCTGATCATTGCCGCCTACTGCGTGGGGCTGCTTGTCATGGCCTACTGGCTTTCTCGCCGGCAGGAGAGCCGCGAGGATTACTATGTGGCCGGGCGCAATGTCGGCCCCTGGCCGGTAGGGCTGTCCATCATGGCCACCCAGTGCTCCACCAACAGTATTCTCGGCGCGCCGGCGTTTGTCGCGTTTACCGCGGGCGGAGGGTTGCTGTGGCTGCAGTATGAGCTGGCGGTTCCCCTCGCCATGGTGGTGCTGATCCTGTTTGTGATGCCGCTGTTTCGTCACCTGCAACTGGTCTCAGTTTACGCGTATCTTGAGCAGCGCTTTGACCTGCAGACGCGACTGACCCTCAGTGGGCTGTTTCTGTTTGTGCGGGCGTTTGCGACTGCGGTCACCGTGTACAGTATTGCACTGGTGATCGACCTGATCACCGGGCTGGGGTTTGCCGCTTCGGTGCTTCTTCTGGGGGTATTCACCGTTATTTACGATGTGATGGGCGGGATACGCGGGGTGATCTATTCGGACGTTATTCAGTTATTGATTCTCGCCGTTATGCTGGCATTGGTTCTCGTGTTTCTGGTGGACTCGAGTGGTGGCTTCGGTGCGATGTGGCAGTCGTTTGCCGCGGACCGAAAAACCACGCTGGACTTTTCGCACCACGGATTCGGTGACGGTGAAACCTTTGCCTTCTGGCCCATGCTATTTGGCGGGCTCTTTCTGTACGTTTCTTATTACGGGGTCGATCAAAGTCAGGTACAGCGTCAACTGAGTACCCGCAACATTGATGCCACCAACAATGCGCTACTCATCAACGGGCTGTTGCGGTTCCCGCTGGTATTGTTGTATTGCCTGGTGGGCGTTGGCATCGGTGTTTATGCGGCTCAACACCCAGAGTTTATTGCAGCGCTGCCAGACTCCGGCAATGGGCCGGAATACAACCTCTCGGTGCCACTGTACATGATCAACGCCTTGCCGGTGGGGCTGGTCGGCTTGAGCTTGGTGGCATTGTTTGCCGCCGCCATGTCGTCACTGGATTCTGTGCTCAACTCCCTGAGCGCCACCACCATGGAAGACTTCGTGCGACGCTTTCACCGCGGGCGCTGGAGCGCACACAAAGAACTGGTGTTATCGCGGCTGCTGACCACCCTGTGGGGTGTCACCACACTGGTGATGGCGTTCTTTGTGGATGACATTGCACCCACGGTGCTGGAAGCGATCAACAAGATTGGTTCGCTTGCCAACGGGCCCATCCTTGCGGTATTTACCCTCGGCTTTCTTACCCGTCGCGTGCGTGGGCCGCAGGCTATTGCAGGTTTGTTGGCGGGGATCGGAACGAATGGCCTTTGCTGGCTGTTTTTGCCGGACGTTTCCTGGTTATGGTGGAATGTAATCGGCTTTGCGGTGACAACAATTGTGGCCTGGATGCTGACTGGGCTTTCGGTTGTGGGCCGTGCCGTGGCGTCAGCGACAAATACAGATCTGTATGAGGGTGCCATTCGCCATCACTTGCGCGAGGAAGCCCGGTGTAACTGGTACCGGCGCAGTATCTGGCTCCTGCTTTGGTTCCTGGCTCTGCTGGTACTGCTGGTGCTCATCGGTAGCTAA
- a CDS encoding DUF6632 domain-containing protein, translating into MNDAQKLQYLKVALVAFGIFFIFGIYAMMMWVWPSGWGWTPRQPEYEQMIMGMYATLGVFLIRAAKDPMANASLIWFTVWSSIVHGGIMLVQAIVDETERANLLGDVPALFLVAAVLWYLMPRSTRHA; encoded by the coding sequence GTGAACGATGCACAGAAACTCCAGTACCTGAAAGTGGCCCTTGTCGCCTTCGGGATCTTTTTTATCTTCGGGATCTACGCCATGATGATGTGGGTGTGGCCTTCTGGCTGGGGCTGGACACCGCGCCAACCGGAATACGAGCAGATGATTATGGGGATGTATGCGACCCTCGGTGTATTTTTAATCCGCGCAGCAAAAGACCCCATGGCCAATGCCAGCCTTATCTGGTTTACGGTATGGTCGAGTATTGTTCACGGCGGGATTATGCTGGTGCAGGCGATTGTCGACGAAACTGAACGGGCCAACCTGCTCGGTGATGTCCCCGCCCTGTTCCTGGTGGCGGCGGTGCTTTGGTACCTGATGCCGCGTTCCACTCGGCACGCATGA
- a CDS encoding DoxX-like family protein produces the protein MADGVQAASGCLDFPMPSHHQLAARLSLSFLWLITAITSAFFARDIGYEVLAHGGIHGKLASTCIWAGSALDLCIGIWLLSGKKLKLCYFAQIVIIVIYTILLSLIKPDFWLHPFGPLTKNIPLLVLIFYLYQSSGHQHTDRPQP, from the coding sequence TTGGCTGATGGTGTTCAAGCCGCTTCCGGTTGTTTAGATTTCCCCATGCCCTCACACCACCAACTCGCCGCAAGACTTAGCCTCAGCTTTCTCTGGCTAATTACGGCCATTACCTCGGCATTCTTTGCCAGGGATATTGGCTATGAGGTTTTGGCACACGGAGGGATTCACGGCAAACTGGCCAGCACCTGCATATGGGCGGGTAGCGCTCTGGATCTCTGCATTGGGATTTGGCTACTCTCAGGTAAAAAACTGAAGCTATGCTATTTCGCTCAGATCGTTATCATCGTTATTTACACCATTCTGCTATCGCTGATCAAACCGGATTTCTGGCTCCACCCCTTCGGTCCACTGACCAAAAATATCCCTCTACTAGTGCTGATTTTCTACCTATATCAGAGCAGCGGCCACCAGCACACAGACCGACCACAACCATAA